From Humisphaera borealis, the proteins below share one genomic window:
- a CDS encoding nucleotide sugar dehydrogenase — MTLPARIADSSAVVAVMGLGYVGLPLLAAFHRAGLPVLGFDIDPAKIDALRRGENYLTHLGKALVSDMVAAGRCEFTADPARLSAADAVIVCVPTPLGKHLEPDLTYITRSTDAIAEHLRPGQLIVLESSTYPRTTRDVMLPRLERGGRVCGKDFYLAYSPEREDPGRKDHSTQTIPKLVGGIDAVSGELAAALYRKAIAQVIPVKSAEVAEAAKILENVYRAVNIALVNEMKVVLTAMGIDVWEVIAAASTKPFGFQAFYPGPGLGGHCIPIDPYYLTWKAREVGMPTRFIELAGEVNRGMPDYVVRRTIEALNTRSKAVRGSRILVLGLAYKPDIDDVRESPSFELIEKLEDLGAEVDYSDPHVPATHKMRKYDLKMASVPLSEATLASYDCVIVSTHHSAFNWQTIADHSKLIVDTRNALSKVRGPREHIVSA, encoded by the coding sequence ATGACCCTCCCCGCCCGCATCGCCGATTCTTCCGCCGTTGTCGCCGTGATGGGCTTGGGGTACGTGGGATTGCCGCTGCTGGCGGCGTTTCATCGGGCGGGATTGCCGGTGCTGGGGTTTGATATTGATCCGGCGAAGATCGACGCGCTACGCCGGGGGGAGAACTATCTGACCCATTTGGGTAAGGCGCTGGTGAGCGACATGGTCGCCGCCGGGCGGTGTGAGTTCACTGCCGACCCGGCCCGATTGTCGGCCGCCGATGCGGTCATCGTCTGTGTGCCGACGCCGCTGGGGAAGCACCTTGAACCCGACCTGACCTACATCACCCGCAGCACTGATGCGATCGCCGAGCACCTTCGGCCGGGGCAGCTGATCGTGCTGGAAAGCTCCACCTACCCGCGGACCACGCGCGACGTGATGCTGCCGCGGCTCGAGCGCGGCGGGCGCGTCTGTGGGAAAGATTTCTACCTCGCCTACTCGCCGGAGCGCGAAGACCCCGGCCGCAAGGACCACTCGACACAGACCATTCCCAAGCTCGTCGGTGGGATCGACGCCGTCAGCGGCGAACTGGCAGCGGCGCTGTACCGCAAGGCGATCGCGCAGGTGATCCCGGTGAAATCGGCGGAGGTCGCCGAGGCGGCGAAGATCCTGGAGAACGTCTACCGCGCCGTGAACATCGCGCTGGTGAACGAGATGAAAGTCGTGCTGACGGCGATGGGTATCGACGTCTGGGAGGTCATCGCCGCCGCGAGCACCAAGCCGTTCGGCTTCCAGGCGTTCTATCCGGGGCCGGGGCTGGGCGGGCACTGCATTCCGATCGACCCTTACTACCTAACGTGGAAAGCCCGTGAAGTGGGCATGCCGACGCGCTTCATTGAACTGGCCGGCGAAGTGAACCGGGGCATGCCGGATTACGTCGTCCGGCGGACGATCGAGGCCCTGAACACCCGAAGTAAGGCCGTCCGCGGCAGCCGAATCCTGGTGCTGGGGCTCGCGTACAAGCCCGACATCGACGACGTTCGCGAGAGCCCGAGTTTTGAACTGATCGAGAAACTGGAAGACCTGGGAGCCGAGGTCGATTACAGCGACCCCCACGTGCCGGCGACGCACAAGATGCGTAAGTACGACCTGAAGATGGCAAGCGTTCCGCTGTCGGAAGCGACACTCGCATCGTACGACTGCGTGATCGTCTCCACCCACCACTCGGCGTTCAACTGGCAGACGATCGCCGATCATTCGAAACTGATCGTCGATACGCGGAACGCGCTGTCGAAGGTCAGGGGGCCGCGCGAACATATTGTGTCGGCGTGA
- a CDS encoding glycine zipper domain-containing protein, giving the protein MQKRTNVVLAFGLLAALVAGTGCSSGAGNGAVIGGASGAGLGAIIGNNSHGRTLEGALIGGAIGTLAGAAIGDSYDRDQRQSRHDDRYYDDSRRGGGVRYERYETRRYEPCPSDYYEYRDYRGYRGGYTEYREYRRY; this is encoded by the coding sequence ATGCAAAAACGAACCAACGTTGTTCTGGCTTTCGGGCTGCTGGCGGCACTGGTCGCCGGCACGGGTTGCTCATCAGGTGCCGGCAACGGCGCGGTCATTGGCGGCGCCAGCGGCGCCGGCCTGGGCGCGATCATCGGCAACAATTCGCACGGGCGAACGCTCGAAGGCGCCCTCATCGGCGGCGCGATCGGCACCCTCGCCGGCGCGGCGATCGGCGACAGCTACGACCGCGACCAGCGCCAGTCCCGCCACGACGACCGGTACTACGACGACAGCCGTCGCGGCGGCGGCGTCCGCTACGAGCGGTACGAAACCCGCCGCTACGAACCCTGCCCGTCCGACTACTACGAGTACCGTGATTACCGCGGCTATCGCGGCGGGTATACGGAGTATCGGGAGTATCGACGGTACTGA
- a CDS encoding helix-turn-helix domain-containing protein has product MPDEKDCNAADGSKGQPLGDYLANVRTAKQMSLRDVEEAAAGVVSNAYLSQLEHGRISKPSPNILHCLARVYGVAYETLMQKAGYIAAAVNNETGSKRHGRVATFAKQNLTNEEEESLLEYLAFLRSKKGRKS; this is encoded by the coding sequence ATGCCTGATGAGAAGGACTGCAACGCGGCCGACGGATCAAAAGGTCAACCACTGGGTGACTACCTCGCCAACGTCCGCACGGCCAAGCAGATGTCGCTGCGGGATGTGGAGGAAGCCGCAGCCGGCGTCGTTTCCAACGCGTATCTAAGCCAGCTTGAGCATGGCCGTATCAGTAAGCCCTCTCCCAATATCCTGCATTGCCTTGCCCGCGTGTACGGCGTCGCCTACGAGACGCTGATGCAGAAGGCGGGCTATATCGCCGCCGCGGTAAACAACGAGACGGGCTCCAAGCGCCACGGGCGCGTAGCAACATTTGCCAAGCAGAACCTCACGAACGAGGAAGAAGAATCGCTGCTGGAATATCTCGCATTCCTCCGTTCGAAAAAGGGGAGGAAGTCGTGA
- a CDS encoding multiubiquitin domain-containing protein produces the protein MQKLEIDKVPFESADPVLTGRQILTLAGKQPVEEHLVFCLGPDRQLEDIDLEETVNLRELDHKIFITFRSDRSFNFELDGRRQPWGSASITETQLRWLAGIPAGYRVWQERRAQEDLLLSDGQTVPLEPKGVERFYTGKEDTNAGERCLVLPESDQRFLDDHDMVVEAVTDGERKGVVFKGFNTGGRFDHATTDVLMILPAGYPDACPDMFYCFPWIKLQGASGWPEKADVLVNFGGRQWQQWSRHNSDWRAGVDGIHTMIRRISAALRDTK, from the coding sequence ATGCAGAAGCTGGAAATCGACAAAGTACCTTTCGAATCGGCCGATCCGGTCTTGACCGGGCGGCAAATCCTCACCCTCGCCGGCAAGCAGCCGGTCGAAGAGCACCTCGTTTTCTGCCTTGGCCCCGACCGGCAGCTCGAAGACATCGACTTGGAGGAAACGGTCAATCTGCGTGAGCTGGATCACAAGATCTTTATTACCTTCCGCAGCGATCGGTCGTTCAACTTCGAGTTGGACGGCCGGCGCCAGCCCTGGGGAAGCGCCAGCATCACGGAGACGCAGCTTCGGTGGCTCGCGGGTATTCCGGCCGGCTACCGCGTGTGGCAGGAACGCCGCGCCCAGGAAGACTTGCTCCTGTCGGATGGTCAGACCGTGCCGCTGGAGCCCAAGGGCGTTGAACGCTTCTACACCGGCAAGGAAGACACGAATGCCGGTGAGCGGTGCCTTGTGCTGCCGGAGTCGGACCAGCGCTTTCTTGACGACCACGACATGGTCGTCGAAGCCGTGACCGACGGCGAGAGGAAAGGAGTCGTATTCAAGGGCTTTAACACCGGCGGCCGTTTCGATCACGCCACGACGGACGTGCTGATGATCCTGCCTGCAGGCTATCCGGATGCCTGCCCGGACATGTTCTACTGCTTTCCCTGGATCAAGCTGCAGGGCGCGTCCGGCTGGCCGGAGAAGGCGGATGTCTTGGTCAATTTCGGCGGCCGGCAGTGGCAGCAGTGGAGCCGGCACAACAGCGACTGGCGAGCCGGCGTTGACGGCATCCACACGATGATCCGGCGGATTTCCGCGGCCCTGAGGGACACGAAGTGA
- a CDS encoding ImmA/IrrE family metallo-endopeptidase, with product MTLDSLDDDQLRQVRDHARKALEKAGAKGCFPTPVDQVIAAAKHLVNAHEEIDEGFLAKARKKVGGALKRALSKVMGVLDVTARTMHLDKLVPIHKLPFLKLHELGHGVLPWQREMFKLTEDCELTIAPEVSELFERESNAFASEVLFQLDSFTDEAASDDVLGLKTPLRLSKRYGASVYSSIRRYVSTNARSCAVIVLEPPVACSGDGFVAKLRRVVVSNQFHFTFGDIRLAEEFTPDDEIGRIVPVGGRRMSRPRPLVLTDRNGSKHECVAEAFAHKYNVFILVCPKATLTKKIVLIAS from the coding sequence GTGACGCTCGATAGCCTTGACGATGACCAGTTGCGCCAGGTTCGCGATCACGCCCGCAAGGCGCTCGAAAAAGCTGGCGCGAAGGGATGCTTTCCGACGCCGGTCGACCAAGTGATCGCCGCGGCGAAGCACCTCGTGAACGCCCACGAGGAGATCGATGAAGGGTTCCTCGCCAAGGCCCGTAAGAAAGTTGGAGGCGCGCTCAAGCGTGCGCTATCCAAGGTGATGGGCGTCCTCGACGTCACCGCCCGCACAATGCATCTCGACAAGCTGGTGCCGATCCACAAGCTGCCGTTTCTCAAGCTCCACGAGTTGGGACACGGCGTGCTTCCATGGCAGCGCGAGATGTTCAAACTCACCGAAGATTGTGAGTTGACCATCGCGCCTGAGGTCAGCGAACTGTTCGAGCGTGAGTCGAACGCCTTTGCGTCCGAGGTGCTCTTCCAGCTCGACAGCTTTACAGATGAAGCAGCTAGCGACGACGTTCTGGGGCTGAAAACGCCCCTGCGCCTATCGAAGCGTTATGGCGCGTCCGTCTATTCGAGCATCCGTCGGTACGTCAGCACGAACGCACGTTCCTGCGCCGTCATCGTTCTGGAGCCGCCTGTCGCCTGTTCTGGCGATGGCTTCGTCGCCAAGCTTCGCCGCGTTGTCGTGTCAAATCAGTTCCACTTCACCTTTGGCGATATCCGGCTCGCCGAAGAGTTCACGCCCGATGATGAGATCGGCCGCATAGTGCCGGTTGGCGGTAGACGGATGTCGCGTCCCCGCCCCCTCGTGCTTACCGACCGCAACGGGTCGAAGCACGAGTGCGTTGCTGAGGCATTCGCCCACAAATACAACGTGTTCATCCTCGTTTGCCCAAAGGCGACGCTTACGAAAAAGATCGTCCTTATCGCAAGCTAG
- a CDS encoding DUF3500 domain-containing protein, which yields MDRTDRVTSADKAFSSLTTRRDLIKKATGAAMFGAAASAGLFDLVVGRTASAADAVASTTGGGVKVASSETLVAQLYGSLKEEQKKILCFPFDHPLRLKVDNNWTIVKQTMKEALTPDQCDLVKQIFMGLHSPEYAQKVFDQVEHDGSGEGSFSAECAMAMFGEPNASASDAAKNKFEFVLTGRHCTRRCDGNSVEGAAFGGPIFYGHAAQGFNEKPDHPKNAYWYQALRANEVYKALDGKQQKIALLDTPRKEDHTNTVKLTGKKQGLPGIPMSELSKDQQGLVKKVLDDLLAPFRKADADEAMKLVEAGGMENLHMAFFKAGDLGNDGIWDVWQVEGPNMVWYFRGAPHVHTWVNIRDPNVKA from the coding sequence ATGGATCGGACCGACCGCGTTACCTCTGCCGACAAGGCTTTCTCGTCTCTGACCACCCGCCGCGACCTGATCAAGAAGGCGACCGGTGCCGCGATGTTCGGTGCGGCCGCTTCGGCTGGGCTGTTCGATCTGGTGGTGGGGCGGACCGCCTCCGCAGCCGATGCCGTCGCATCGACGACCGGCGGCGGCGTGAAAGTCGCCAGCAGCGAGACGCTGGTCGCCCAGCTCTATGGCTCGCTGAAGGAGGAGCAGAAGAAGATCCTCTGCTTCCCGTTCGATCACCCGCTGCGGCTGAAGGTGGACAACAACTGGACGATCGTCAAGCAGACGATGAAAGAGGCGCTCACGCCCGACCAGTGTGACCTGGTCAAACAGATCTTCATGGGCCTGCACAGCCCGGAGTATGCGCAGAAGGTGTTCGACCAGGTCGAGCACGACGGCAGCGGCGAGGGCAGCTTCTCGGCCGAGTGCGCGATGGCGATGTTCGGCGAGCCCAATGCGTCGGCGAGCGACGCCGCGAAGAACAAGTTCGAGTTCGTCCTGACCGGGCGGCACTGTACCCGCCGGTGCGACGGCAACTCGGTGGAAGGGGCGGCGTTCGGCGGGCCGATTTTCTACGGCCACGCCGCGCAGGGCTTCAACGAAAAGCCCGATCACCCGAAGAACGCCTACTGGTATCAGGCGCTGCGGGCGAACGAGGTGTACAAGGCGCTCGACGGCAAGCAGCAGAAGATCGCGCTGCTCGACACGCCTCGCAAGGAAGACCACACGAACACCGTCAAGCTGACCGGCAAGAAGCAGGGCCTGCCGGGCATCCCGATGAGCGAGCTCTCGAAGGACCAGCAGGGCCTGGTGAAGAAGGTGCTCGACGATCTGCTTGCCCCGTTCCGCAAGGCCGACGCCGACGAGGCGATGAAACTCGTCGAAGCCGGCGGGATGGAGAACCTGCACATGGCGTTCTTCAAGGCCGGCGACCTCGGCAACGACGGCATCTGGGACGTCTGGCAGGTCGAAGGGCCGAACATGGTCTGGTACTTCCGCGGCGCGCCGCACGTCCACACGTGGGTGAACATCCGCGATCCGAACGTGAAGGCGTGA
- a CDS encoding alpha/beta hydrolase: MSPYLSLTLLMLAAGGLLLLAVVHLMARALTRPPRMTDGKAMHILLRLTPKDVGLRFEPTTFEVRDVIADGKLKLAAWWMAADEASQKTVVVVHGYADAKVGALAWAPVWHELGFNILAVDLRAHGDSEGVLCTGGFAERHDLEQVVHQLVAGKPQETRTLMLFGVSLGAAAVAGTAALLAPIDGPAAAPPLLAGVVLESPFADFRSASMAHFDLLGLPGGRIAWLALRHAERLTSARFDDVRPVDLIGRIGCPLLVLAASNDAYLDAEESADIERAVAARPATAGPSVYRRFEGVEHLMAVIAEPNDYRETLRSFVDRADR, from the coding sequence ATGAGCCCCTACCTGTCACTCACCCTTCTGATGCTGGCCGCCGGCGGCTTGCTGCTCCTTGCGGTCGTCCATCTGATGGCCCGCGCCCTGACGCGGCCGCCGAGAATGACCGACGGAAAGGCGATGCACATCCTGCTCCGGCTCACGCCGAAAGACGTCGGCCTGCGCTTCGAGCCCACGACCTTCGAGGTGCGCGACGTCATCGCCGACGGCAAGCTGAAACTTGCGGCCTGGTGGATGGCGGCGGATGAGGCTTCGCAGAAGACGGTCGTCGTCGTTCACGGCTACGCCGACGCCAAGGTCGGCGCGCTCGCCTGGGCACCGGTCTGGCACGAGCTGGGGTTCAACATCCTCGCCGTCGATTTGCGAGCCCATGGCGACAGCGAAGGCGTCCTCTGCACCGGCGGGTTCGCCGAGCGGCACGACCTGGAGCAGGTCGTCCATCAGCTCGTCGCCGGCAAGCCGCAGGAAACGCGAACGCTGATGCTCTTTGGGGTAAGTCTTGGAGCGGCGGCGGTTGCCGGGACGGCCGCGCTGCTGGCGCCGATCGACGGCCCGGCCGCTGCTCCCCCGCTGCTCGCCGGCGTGGTGCTCGAAAGCCCGTTCGCGGACTTCCGCTCGGCCAGCATGGCGCACTTCGACCTGCTGGGTCTGCCCGGGGGACGAATCGCCTGGCTGGCGCTTCGCCACGCCGAACGGCTGACGTCTGCACGATTCGACGACGTTCGGCCGGTCGATCTGATCGGCCGCATCGGCTGTCCCCTGCTCGTGCTGGCGGCGAGCAACGATGCGTATCTGGACGCCGAGGAATCGGCGGACATCGAACGCGCCGTCGCCGCCCGCCCGGCAACGGCCGGGCCGTCCGTCTATCGCCGATTCGAAGGCGTGGAACACCTGATGGCGGTGATTGCTGAGCCTAACGATTATCGCGAAACGCTGAGGAGCTTTGTGGACCGGGCAGATCGGTAA
- a CDS encoding LysM peptidoglycan-binding domain-containing protein translates to MSLPINMKFEVPKHKAPAPTKNPLWPALTPAPVSKVALRPEKAEDSSAKRPITPLCPVSPKAKEGRRAVVFTSPRRGRSHGRSLLVKFALPGIPLFLILTMINVGCTTEKPKAEGSVLDVGPQQAQVSNQPVPAAEPAPYAGPTYKSPAYKPAPASNSTRVAAKPAYVAPAEPVAVEPVAVAAAGKTYTVQKGDTLTSIARAQYGDGNKWKKIAAANPNMNPDAVKVGQKIVIP, encoded by the coding sequence ATGTCGTTGCCGATCAACATGAAGTTCGAGGTTCCGAAGCACAAGGCACCCGCCCCGACGAAGAACCCGCTCTGGCCGGCACTGACGCCTGCCCCGGTATCGAAAGTGGCGCTGCGACCGGAGAAGGCTGAAGATTCGTCGGCCAAGCGTCCGATAACACCTCTGTGCCCCGTATCGCCCAAGGCCAAGGAGGGCCGACGAGCGGTGGTGTTCACATCGCCCCGCAGGGGACGATCGCACGGAAGGAGCCTGCTCGTGAAGTTCGCACTGCCCGGTATCCCGCTGTTCCTGATCCTGACGATGATCAACGTCGGCTGCACGACCGAGAAGCCCAAGGCCGAAGGCTCGGTGCTGGACGTCGGCCCGCAGCAGGCCCAGGTCAGCAACCAGCCCGTGCCGGCGGCCGAGCCCGCACCCTACGCCGGCCCGACCTACAAGAGCCCGGCGTACAAGCCGGCACCGGCGTCCAACAGCACGCGCGTTGCCGCCAAGCCGGCGTATGTCGCTCCGGCCGAGCCCGTTGCCGTCGAACCTGTCGCCGTCGCGGCGGCCGGGAAGACGTACACCGTTCAGAAGGGCGACACGCTGACGTCCATCGCACGTGCACAGTACGGCGACGGCAACAAGTGGAAGAAGATCGCCGCCGCCAACCCGAACATGAATCCCGATGCGGTGAAGGTCGGCCAGAAGATCGTGATCCCGTAA
- a CDS encoding N-acetyltransferase produces MTIINELAFDFDVEEDDFNLEATLDGMWVCRALGTREGDRLRLEDMQVRPDVEVPKALLKQVGTLRGNKIGTEVLRRFLRRADAEGVREIFGSVTQKDIEENRDLLGWYRREGFEVTVPDGDCLDHAGHKIVRRR; encoded by the coding sequence GTGACGATCATAAACGAACTGGCTTTCGACTTTGATGTGGAAGAGGACGACTTCAATCTAGAAGCGACGCTCGATGGCATGTGGGTGTGCCGGGCGTTGGGCACGCGGGAGGGCGACCGGCTGAGGCTCGAAGACATGCAAGTCCGCCCGGATGTGGAGGTGCCGAAGGCGCTGTTGAAGCAGGTCGGGACCTTGAGGGGCAACAAGATCGGGACGGAGGTCCTGAGGCGGTTCCTCCGGCGTGCCGATGCGGAAGGTGTCCGCGAAATCTTCGGGAGCGTGACGCAGAAGGACATTGAGGAGAACCGGGATCTGCTCGGCTGGTATCGGCGTGAGGGGTTTGAGGTGACGGTGCCAGATGGGGATTGCCTGGATCACGCGGGGCACAAGATCGTGCGGCGACGATAG
- a CDS encoding secondary thiamine-phosphate synthase enzyme YjbQ, which translates to MPAVTTISVRTQRRSQMVEITDEVARLCDDIESGYVIVYVPHTTAGVTIQENADPDVQHDLLRKLDELVPKKESYYRHSEGNSDSHLKTAMVGNSVTVLIEAGRMLLGQWQGIYLCEFDGPRTREVMVKRVKA; encoded by the coding sequence ATGCCCGCAGTGACGACGATTTCAGTCCGCACGCAGCGACGATCGCAGATGGTCGAGATCACCGACGAGGTCGCAAGGCTGTGCGACGACATCGAGAGCGGCTACGTGATCGTCTACGTCCCCCACACGACGGCGGGCGTCACCATCCAAGAAAACGCCGACCCCGATGTGCAGCACGATCTGCTGAGAAAGCTGGACGAGCTGGTGCCAAAGAAGGAGTCGTACTACCGCCACTCCGAAGGCAACAGCGACAGCCATCTGAAAACGGCGATGGTCGGCAACAGCGTGACGGTCCTGATCGAGGCGGGGCGGATGCTGCTGGGGCAGTGGCAGGGCATCTACCTCTGCGAGTTCGACGGCCCGAGGACCCGCGAGGTGATGGTCAAACGCGTGAAAGCGTAG
- a CDS encoding glycosyltransferase family 2 protein → MSGKALPPSMERHSPTTSPGLRPHPLCVPPGSRCLLLIPAFNEGASVRRLVLRLRRALPTCDILVIDDGSTDDTVRQVPEGTAVVTLPFNLGIGGAMQAGYRYAALHGYDIAVQVDGDGQHRPREVGRLIDELSKSGSDFVVGSRYLGKVHYRQTASRALGAWFLRGVIRTFTGLPITDCTSGFRAANRRVIRAFAHWYPEDYPEPEVILLLHRSGYRISELGVQMRHRKTGQSSIRLFDGLYYVIKVTVCLVLDLVRQPWPRGKLVDAGLATAQSGPVVLPNATAAAGVSESAAALPAGTEPRAVPVHP, encoded by the coding sequence ATGTCGGGCAAGGCATTGCCGCCGTCCATGGAGCGCCATTCCCCGACAACTTCGCCCGGGCTGCGACCGCATCCGCTTTGCGTGCCGCCGGGGTCGCGTTGTCTGCTGCTCATCCCTGCATTCAATGAAGGTGCCTCGGTCCGCCGGCTGGTTCTTCGGCTGCGCCGGGCCTTGCCGACCTGCGATATCCTGGTGATCGACGACGGCTCCACCGACGACACCGTCCGCCAGGTGCCCGAAGGGACCGCCGTTGTCACGTTGCCCTTCAACCTGGGCATTGGCGGGGCGATGCAGGCGGGCTATCGCTACGCCGCGCTGCACGGATACGATATCGCCGTGCAGGTGGACGGCGACGGCCAGCACCGGCCGCGCGAAGTCGGTCGGCTGATCGACGAGCTGTCCAAAAGCGGCTCCGATTTTGTCGTCGGCTCGCGCTACCTCGGTAAGGTGCATTACCGGCAAACCGCGTCGCGGGCGCTGGGGGCATGGTTTCTGCGGGGCGTGATCCGCACCTTCACCGGCCTGCCGATCACCGACTGCACCAGCGGTTTCCGGGCGGCCAATCGGCGGGTGATCCGCGCCTTCGCCCATTGGTACCCCGAAGACTACCCCGAACCCGAAGTCATCCTGCTGCTGCACCGGTCGGGCTATCGCATCAGCGAGCTCGGCGTACAGATGCGGCACCGTAAGACCGGGCAGAGCAGCATCAGGCTCTTCGACGGGCTGTATTATGTCATCAAGGTCACGGTATGCCTGGTGCTCGATCTGGTTCGGCAGCCTTGGCCGCGCGGCAAGCTCGTCGATGCCGGGCTGGCGACTGCCCAGAGCGGGCCGGTCGTGTTACCGAACGCGACAGCCGCCGCCGGCGTAAGTGAATCCGCCGCCGCGTTGCCCGCCGGCACCGAGCCGCGCGCCGTTCCCGTACACCCTTGA
- a CDS encoding ISAs1 family transposase: protein MKDVSHGVHEEFDADHGRLDTRKVWVMDEVHWLGDLCQQWPGLAGVIAVERKREVLAGKSSVERHYFISSVAGTDARAMAAAIRGHWAIENKLHWQLDVSFREDERRIRKGYGAENYSRLCRLTLNLLKRDRSIKNGIHGKRLKAGWDEHYLLRLLTT from the coding sequence ATGAAGGACGTGAGCCACGGCGTCCACGAGGAGTTCGACGCCGACCACGGCCGGCTGGACACCCGCAAAGTGTGGGTGATGGACGAAGTGCACTGGCTCGGCGACCTATGTCAGCAGTGGCCGGGACTGGCCGGCGTGATCGCGGTCGAACGCAAGCGGGAGGTGCTTGCCGGCAAGAGCAGCGTCGAGCGGCATTACTTCATCAGCAGCGTCGCAGGGACCGACGCCAGGGCGATGGCGGCGGCGATCCGCGGCCACTGGGCCATCGAGAACAAGCTGCACTGGCAACTGGACGTGAGCTTCCGCGAGGACGAGCGGCGGATCCGCAAAGGCTATGGTGCGGAGAACTACTCCCGGTTGTGCCGGCTGACGCTCAATCTTCTCAAGCGGGACAGGAGCATCAAAAACGGGATCCACGGGAAACGGTTAAAGGCAGGTTGGGACGAGCACTACCTGCTCCGTCTGCTAACGACCTGA
- a CDS encoding ISAs1 family transposase produces the protein MDGPATSGTLRAFSNLPDPRGCNVIHKLHDILVISVCAVICGADGWVDVELYGKSKLSWLRTFLDLPHGIPSHDTFGRVFAKLHPDAFEQCFNAWVGAIAQSAGGRLIAIDGKAIRRSFEHAWARNNMTHMVSAFVDAHRMVFGQVAVDDKSNEIEAIPRLLGLLDIQDATVTIDAAGCQTQIARQIVDAGGNYVLSVKENQPRTRLRLVRRCTRRSGSCWTKRS, from the coding sequence ATGGATGGCCCTGCGACCAGTGGTACCCTGCGCGCGTTTTCCAACCTCCCCGATCCTCGCGGCTGCAACGTGATTCACAAACTCCACGACATCCTCGTCATCTCCGTCTGCGCCGTCATCTGCGGTGCCGACGGCTGGGTCGACGTTGAACTCTATGGCAAGAGCAAGCTCTCCTGGCTGCGAACCTTCCTGGATCTTCCCCACGGCATCCCGTCTCACGACACCTTCGGTCGCGTCTTCGCCAAGCTCCATCCCGACGCCTTCGAGCAGTGTTTCAACGCCTGGGTCGGCGCGATCGCACAGTCCGCCGGCGGACGACTGATCGCGATCGACGGCAAGGCCATCCGCCGGTCCTTCGAACACGCCTGGGCCAGGAACAACATGACCCACATGGTCAGCGCGTTCGTCGACGCCCACCGGATGGTCTTCGGCCAGGTCGCCGTGGATGACAAGAGCAATGAGATCGAGGCGATCCCGCGGCTTTTGGGCCTGTTAGACATTCAGGACGCGACGGTGACGATCGATGCCGCCGGCTGCCAGACGCAGATCGCCAGACAGATCGTCGATGCCGGCGGCAACTACGTGCTGTCGGTGAAGGAGAACCAGCCGAGGACCAGGCTTCGCCTCGTCCGACGCTGCACGCGAAGGTCAGGAAGCTGCTGGACGAAGCGATCCTGA